The Corynebacterium poyangense genome includes a window with the following:
- the secF gene encoding protein translocase subunit SecF — MKKSLYTGTGGVNVVGRSRLWYIITLTCIVISLLAIAIRGFSLSIDFEGGTRISMPAGNLVTNEVQDTFINATGVTPELTQIVGAGDSRVLEINSERLSEDQINSARQAIYDAYHPEDAAGQASPDVIGDSTVSESWGSTITERMLLAVAVFLVLVFIYITLRLQRTMAIAGMVALLVDAIVIAGIYALFGFEVSPATVIGLLTVLSFSIYDTVIVFDKVRENTAGLLDSHRRTFAEQVNLAVNQTLMRSISTSVISALPILALMVVAVWLLGVGTLKDLALIQLIGVIEGVFSSIFLATPLLVTLENRRKDIKAHNRAVERVRQGLSPEEDQGDDEESHSDESAPTPAAKIGGPSGSHRSPGASWRPHRS, encoded by the coding sequence ATGAAGAAAAGCTTATATACCGGCACCGGCGGAGTGAATGTTGTTGGACGTAGCCGGTTGTGGTACATCATCACGTTGACGTGTATTGTTATCTCCTTGCTTGCCATCGCGATTCGCGGTTTCAGCTTGAGTATTGACTTCGAAGGCGGAACCCGGATCTCTATGCCAGCGGGCAATCTAGTTACCAACGAAGTCCAAGACACGTTCATCAACGCCACGGGTGTCACCCCAGAACTCACCCAAATTGTGGGAGCGGGAGATTCGCGTGTCCTTGAAATCAACAGCGAGCGGTTGAGTGAGGATCAAATCAATAGTGCTCGCCAAGCTATCTACGACGCCTACCACCCAGAAGATGCCGCTGGTCAGGCAAGCCCTGATGTGATCGGTGACTCCACGGTATCCGAATCCTGGGGGTCGACGATCACCGAGAGAATGCTGTTAGCTGTTGCAGTATTCTTGGTCTTGGTTTTCATCTACATCACTTTGCGCCTTCAAAGAACTATGGCCATAGCCGGTATGGTGGCCTTGCTCGTCGACGCGATTGTTATTGCGGGAATTTACGCCCTGTTCGGGTTTGAGGTTTCACCCGCCACGGTTATCGGTTTGCTCACCGTCTTATCATTCTCGATCTACGACACCGTCATCGTGTTCGACAAAGTTCGAGAAAATACCGCTGGATTGCTGGATTCTCACCGTCGAACTTTCGCTGAGCAAGTTAACTTGGCAGTGAACCAAACCCTGATGAGGTCAATCTCCACCTCGGTCATTTCTGCTCTCCCCATCCTGGCTTTGATGGTGGTTGCGGTGTGGTTACTTGGGGTAGGAACCTTAAAGGACCTGGCGCTGATCCAGTTAATTGGTGTTATTGAAGGTGTTTTCTCCTCTATCTTCCTCGCCACCCCACTCTTGGTGACCTTGGAGAATCGACGAAAAGATATTAAGGCGCATAATCGTGCGGTAGAGCGCGTCCGCCAAGGACTAAGTCCAGAAGAAGACCAGGGCGATGATGAGGAAAGCCATTCTGATGAGTCAGCCCCAACCCCTGCGGCAAAAATAGGGGGCCCAAGCGGTTCTCACCGAAGCCCAGGGGCAAGTTGGCGTCCGCACCGGTCTTAA
- the tpx gene encoding thiol peroxidase encodes MAQTHFQGEETSTSGNLPEVGSQAPEFDLVGVDLSAVRSADLAGRRIILNIFPSVDTGVCATSVRQFNERAAALDNTTVVCVSQDLPFALARFCAAEGIENVTAASAFRSTFGKDFGVVLEGSPLAGLLARSVVVIDETGKVSYTQLVDEITTEPDYDSAIAALN; translated from the coding sequence ATGGCTCAAACACATTTTCAAGGAGAAGAAACATCCACGAGCGGAAACCTTCCTGAGGTGGGTTCCCAGGCTCCCGAATTTGATTTAGTTGGCGTTGACCTTTCCGCAGTACGCTCGGCAGATTTAGCGGGGCGACGGATCATCCTCAATATCTTCCCTTCGGTCGATACCGGGGTGTGTGCGACGTCGGTTCGACAGTTTAATGAACGCGCCGCTGCGCTCGACAACACCACCGTGGTGTGTGTTTCCCAAGACCTGCCTTTTGCTCTTGCTCGATTCTGCGCCGCAGAAGGAATTGAGAACGTCACAGCAGCCTCCGCATTCCGTTCGACTTTCGGGAAAGATTTTGGAGTTGTCCTCGAAGGCTCCCCGCTAGCTGGTCTCTTAGCGCGCAGTGTCGTCGTTATTGACGAAACCGGCAAGGTTTCCTACACCCAGTTGGTCGATGAAATAACCACCGAACCTGACTATGATTCAGCAATCGCAGCGCTAAACTAA
- the pepN gene encoding aminopeptidase N: MSESTISRAECENRTQNIHDLSLQLHLDLHRAAEGDDFFPVHATWKFSSEASSTHLDYLGKLSELWINGQRQDPHAAHSEGRIHLENLRVGQVNEIEIQGLSRYSRTGQGLHRFHDGDDTYLYSHCEPSDARRIFPCFEQPDLKARVSLSISAPTTWRVFANANPLRQEDLDRGRRRTYFDSTPPLSSYLTAFAAGPYVGEQTTWHDQRSGNTIEVGVWCRHSMREYLDAEDFLTLTTGGLSWFCDLFDSAYPWQRYDSILVPEYNIGAMENPGLVTFTEKFIFRDDPTDAERAARANTVLHEMSHMWFGDYVTPQWWDDLWLKESFAEYMGSAASCATTQHTDAWVNFAGIRTAWAIEQDELSTTHPIAADIPDVDAARQNFDGITYAKGAAVLRQLVHFVGDDVFQEATRNYFRDHAYGTATFADFIHHLSEASGKDLGQWVYLWLQTTGVDQLTTTCEGSSVVIHNHGTPQRPHRLDLSVFHNYKGILQPLHRVDVELNGSETRIDTGLDSEQLEQSLLVVNDQAYSYCLAQPRAQDLALLDQSLSTIEDDLTRTVLWQQLWNLVRQGLLAPRHYVNMVSVHAWAERNATTLSTIVDNTRIAVEKYLAREHQDKVRRILARNLRDLLSEAVPGSDSQRIFLTGYISALGAVDAEDSPARLRALLDPAVLPDLARGPKLRWDIVCALRSLGVFGEAELAEEVQRDNTLNGKVRHLQATYCEPGRRKELLSRLTEPGELSNDELRAGLAAWNMPGAAAAEERTRVLGVENYLNHVSTWWETHPMEMANFIVRGLYPAEDQDGVAKVDQWLKTHPDIPRALQRALVESTDRARRAVMIQHAYPEGE; encoded by the coding sequence ATGTCTGAGTCCACCATTTCTCGCGCGGAGTGCGAAAACCGCACCCAGAATATTCACGACCTTTCCCTTCAGCTGCACCTCGATCTTCACCGGGCAGCTGAGGGGGATGATTTTTTCCCAGTGCATGCCACCTGGAAGTTTTCCAGCGAGGCCTCCAGCACTCACCTCGACTATCTGGGGAAACTCTCGGAATTGTGGATTAATGGACAACGCCAAGACCCCCATGCGGCACACTCTGAAGGGCGAATCCACCTCGAAAATTTACGGGTTGGGCAGGTCAACGAGATCGAAATTCAGGGGTTATCTCGTTATTCTCGGACGGGACAAGGATTACACCGGTTCCACGACGGCGATGACACCTATCTTTATTCCCACTGCGAACCTTCCGATGCACGAAGAATATTCCCGTGCTTTGAACAACCTGACCTCAAAGCCAGGGTCTCGCTAAGTATCAGCGCTCCTACTACGTGGCGAGTTTTTGCCAACGCCAATCCGCTGCGTCAGGAGGATCTGGACCGCGGGAGACGTCGAACGTATTTTGACTCCACGCCGCCGTTATCTAGTTATCTCACCGCCTTTGCCGCCGGGCCCTATGTGGGAGAACAAACGACGTGGCATGATCAGCGCTCGGGAAACACCATTGAGGTGGGGGTGTGGTGCCGCCACAGTATGCGCGAGTACCTGGACGCCGAAGACTTCTTGACGCTGACCACCGGCGGATTGAGCTGGTTTTGTGACCTTTTTGACTCTGCTTATCCCTGGCAACGCTATGACAGCATCCTGGTGCCGGAATACAACATCGGTGCCATGGAAAACCCTGGTCTAGTGACATTTACCGAGAAGTTCATCTTCCGCGACGATCCTACCGACGCAGAACGCGCAGCTCGAGCTAATACTGTGCTTCATGAGATGAGCCACATGTGGTTTGGGGATTATGTCACCCCTCAGTGGTGGGATGATCTGTGGCTGAAAGAATCTTTCGCAGAATACATGGGATCAGCTGCTAGTTGCGCCACCACCCAGCACACCGATGCGTGGGTGAATTTCGCTGGGATTAGAACAGCGTGGGCTATTGAGCAAGATGAGCTTTCTACCACTCACCCCATTGCCGCCGATATCCCCGATGTTGATGCCGCTCGACAAAACTTTGATGGGATAACCTACGCCAAAGGGGCAGCAGTGCTCCGGCAGCTGGTGCATTTTGTGGGAGATGACGTATTCCAGGAAGCTACCCGGAACTACTTCCGAGATCATGCCTACGGCACTGCTACCTTTGCTGACTTTATTCATCATCTCAGCGAAGCTAGCGGTAAAGACCTGGGACAATGGGTGTATCTGTGGTTGCAAACCACCGGGGTAGACCAGCTCACGACCACGTGCGAGGGCAGCAGCGTGGTGATCCACAATCACGGCACCCCACAGCGGCCACACCGCCTAGACCTCAGCGTGTTTCACAACTACAAGGGGATTCTTCAACCACTGCATCGAGTAGATGTAGAGCTCAATGGGAGTGAGACTCGGATCGACACAGGTCTAGATTCTGAGCAGCTTGAGCAGAGTCTTTTGGTGGTCAATGATCAGGCTTATTCCTATTGTCTTGCCCAACCACGGGCGCAGGATCTGGCTCTTCTAGATCAATCACTGTCGACCATCGAGGATGACCTGACCAGAACTGTTCTGTGGCAACAATTGTGGAACCTGGTGCGGCAGGGACTACTGGCGCCACGACATTATGTGAATATGGTGAGTGTTCACGCCTGGGCGGAAAGAAATGCCACCACGTTATCCACGATCGTGGACAATACCCGGATAGCGGTGGAAAAGTATCTGGCGAGAGAACACCAAGACAAGGTTCGACGCATCTTGGCGCGAAATCTTCGGGACCTTCTGAGTGAAGCTGTTCCAGGTTCTGACTCCCAGCGGATCTTCCTCACTGGATATATCAGTGCCCTGGGAGCGGTTGATGCTGAGGATTCTCCAGCCCGTCTCCGCGCTCTGTTGGACCCTGCGGTTCTACCGGATTTAGCGCGTGGGCCGAAATTGCGGTGGGATATTGTGTGCGCCCTGCGTAGTCTTGGAGTTTTCGGAGAAGCAGAATTAGCTGAAGAAGTGCAGCGCGATAACACCTTGAATGGGAAAGTACGCCACCTTCAGGCAACCTACTGTGAACCGGGAAGAAGAAAGGAATTACTATCCCGGCTGACCGAACCAGGGGAACTCAGTAATGATGAATTGCGCGCCGGACTAGCGGCATGGAATATGCCCGGCGCCGCCGCTGCGGAGGAACGCACCAGGGTATTGGGGGTAGAAAACTACCTCAATCACGTTTCTACGTGGTGGGAGACTCACCCCATGGAAATGGCTAATTTTATTGTTCGCGGACTTTATCCAGCTGAAGATCAAGACGGCGTTGCCAAAGTAGATCAGTGGTTAAAGACCCACCCTGACATCCCGAGGGCATTGCAGCGCGCTTTGGTAGAAAGCACAGATCGTGCACGCAGAGCAGTGATGATTCAGCACGCCTATCCCGAAGGTGAGTAA
- a CDS encoding peptidylprolyl isomerase, translating into MSSNKQRGDAALKKLEKELHARDRAEKSGPVKVAVLALAAILVIAGGIWYLATRDSEESTTASDTETSSTPDTPDAPVLNLARSQPLPETVSCDYPDAEQAAREVSKPATKDVSARGTVKVNLDTNQGPIGMELDRSVAPCAVNAIEHLAKEKFFDNTVCHRLTTSGIFVLQCGDPTGKGTGGPGFRFANEYPATDTEGSQQTVTYPRGTIAMAHSQQKDSNGSQFFLNYQDSTLPPDYTYFGKIDDQGLATLDAIAAHGVQGGQTDGAPSEEVRIKTATVS; encoded by the coding sequence GTGAGCAGCAATAAACAGCGCGGTGATGCTGCGCTGAAGAAGCTGGAAAAAGAATTACATGCACGAGACCGTGCTGAAAAATCCGGCCCGGTTAAGGTGGCGGTTCTCGCTCTAGCTGCAATTTTGGTGATTGCTGGCGGAATTTGGTACCTCGCGACTCGAGACTCTGAGGAATCCACCACCGCTTCAGATACGGAAACCTCATCAACTCCTGACACTCCGGATGCCCCGGTACTTAACTTAGCTCGAAGCCAACCGCTTCCAGAAACCGTCAGCTGTGATTACCCCGATGCTGAACAAGCTGCACGAGAGGTTTCTAAACCAGCAACCAAAGATGTTTCTGCCCGCGGAACAGTCAAAGTAAATCTAGATACCAACCAGGGCCCCATCGGGATGGAATTGGACCGCAGTGTCGCCCCTTGTGCGGTCAACGCCATTGAGCATCTTGCCAAAGAAAAATTCTTCGACAACACGGTATGCCATCGTTTAACAACGAGCGGAATTTTCGTTCTCCAGTGCGGGGATCCCACCGGCAAAGGCACGGGCGGTCCTGGTTTCCGCTTCGCTAATGAATATCCCGCCACGGACACGGAGGGGTCTCAGCAAACGGTCACCTACCCGCGCGGAACCATCGCGATGGCTCATTCCCAGCAAAAAGACTCTAATGGTTCCCAGTTCTTTTTGAACTACCAGGACTCCACGCTCCCACCGGACTATACCTACTTTGGGAAAATTGATGACCAAGGTTTAGCCACCCTTGACGCCATTGCTGCACACGGAGTTCAAGGCGGTCAAACTGATGGTGCTCCCAGTGAAGAGGTTCGGATTAAAACTGCGACGGTGAGCTAA
- a CDS encoding ABC transporter substrate-binding protein, whose product MWVRELSSRAGAIILSTLLALGLGACQALDNISNDADSDVVYLTHRAVLSTNAASAEGVSTDASLLSARIFPGAMISGPGGQLLPNTDVISAEAIPGPKLQVRYTINPAAVYSDGQPLNCEDYLLAFIAAVMPSLFGSHLPLYQHAESLDCEPGSKTFTVHFEEGYGQRWREFFGPGTVLPFHKIVERANVDTPTAVKALKSFDKATLAPIAEVWRHGFDVAHFDPELQVSFGPYHITAVTDSGDIHVEANPQYYGNPPKLDSLTFRPRNSEQASHNASAAIVGDVLDGNLDDFLGQDNTQPLEQKSVVGERTDTLTLASGGVFAEVTARRALAACIDNAAVAKASSDNAGVQVPPVNTRVVSQPDPLYPRISQAIAPEIPGYVQNHADLSGKTIRLAYHGPNKRYQAMVQALGESCKTQGITVEDVSTADTTLADLVDARNPEEGFVDAFLSPVDPQNNVDLEPADPGRQNEILKTEQALWKNIVTIPLAAEPRSFAIDHRIGNVVVYTGPAGIGWNMDRWQLKATP is encoded by the coding sequence ATGTGGGTTCGTGAACTTAGCTCTCGGGCGGGGGCTATTATCCTGAGCACTCTCCTGGCTTTAGGACTAGGTGCTTGTCAAGCCTTAGACAACATCAGTAACGACGCCGATAGCGATGTGGTTTATCTGACCCACCGCGCGGTCCTGAGCACCAACGCGGCCAGCGCGGAAGGTGTTTCGACGGATGCCTCACTTCTTTCTGCCCGAATCTTTCCTGGAGCAATGATTTCTGGCCCCGGCGGACAGCTCCTTCCCAACACTGATGTGATCAGTGCCGAGGCCATTCCCGGCCCGAAACTGCAAGTTCGCTACACCATTAACCCCGCTGCGGTATATTCCGATGGTCAACCACTAAACTGCGAGGACTATCTTTTGGCCTTCATCGCGGCGGTGATGCCGAGTCTTTTTGGTTCGCACCTGCCGCTGTATCAACACGCTGAGTCCCTAGACTGCGAACCGGGCTCTAAAACATTCACCGTGCACTTTGAAGAAGGCTACGGCCAGCGGTGGAGGGAATTTTTTGGCCCTGGCACTGTATTGCCTTTCCACAAAATTGTCGAGCGCGCGAATGTGGATACCCCAACCGCGGTGAAAGCTCTGAAGTCTTTTGATAAAGCAACGCTAGCCCCGATTGCTGAAGTCTGGCGCCATGGTTTTGATGTAGCTCATTTTGATCCAGAACTGCAGGTCTCTTTCGGTCCTTATCACATTACTGCAGTCACTGATTCTGGAGATATCCATGTAGAAGCCAACCCGCAGTACTACGGAAATCCGCCGAAGCTTGACTCCTTGACTTTTCGTCCCAGGAACAGTGAGCAAGCCTCTCACAACGCCAGTGCGGCCATCGTTGGTGATGTGCTCGACGGGAATCTCGACGACTTCCTCGGCCAAGACAATACTCAACCTTTAGAGCAGAAAAGCGTGGTGGGAGAAAGAACCGATACCCTAACGCTGGCCAGTGGTGGAGTGTTTGCTGAGGTGACTGCGCGTCGAGCCTTAGCTGCTTGTATTGATAACGCTGCCGTCGCGAAAGCCTCGTCCGATAATGCCGGGGTGCAAGTTCCGCCAGTGAATACCCGAGTGGTATCTCAGCCCGATCCTCTTTATCCTCGGATCAGCCAGGCAATAGCTCCAGAGATACCGGGCTATGTACAAAACCACGCGGATCTCAGTGGCAAAACCATTAGGCTTGCCTATCACGGTCCCAATAAGCGCTATCAAGCAATGGTGCAAGCGCTAGGGGAATCCTGCAAAACGCAGGGAATTACGGTGGAAGATGTGTCTACTGCTGACACCACGCTGGCCGATTTGGTGGATGCCCGCAATCCCGAAGAAGGATTTGTCGATGCTTTCCTGTCACCCGTAGATCCCCAAAATAATGTAGACCTTGAGCCCGCGGATCCCGGGCGGCAAAATGAGATTCTTAAAACTGAGCAGGCGTTATGGAAGAATATTGTGACTATTCCCTTAGCTGCTGAACCCCGCAGCTTCGCTATCGATCATCGAATAGGTAACGTGGTGGTGTACACCGGACCTGCTGGGATCGGGTGGAACATGGACCGGTGGCAGCTTAAAGCCACCCCATAA
- a CDS encoding MBL fold metallo-hydrolase, translated as MEILTFATGPYATNCYVIINDDIKTAVVIDPGIHARPKIDALLADKELTLESILLTHGHIDHTRDAEALSSSHGVPVYLHPADHIMLTDLQGGVSQQAAILFNTSAMKPVKDLRGMGDNDEINAAGLTLTVVHAPGHSPGCVMFRGEDVCFSGDVLFRGSIGRTDLPGSDHQMMLKSLKEKVLPLADKLAILPGHGPGTTMRHERKTNPYLQLSGR; from the coding sequence ATGGAGATACTCACCTTTGCTACTGGACCCTATGCCACGAATTGCTATGTGATTATTAACGACGACATAAAAACCGCAGTAGTGATTGATCCGGGGATACATGCTCGTCCCAAGATTGATGCCTTATTGGCTGATAAAGAGCTGACTTTAGAATCTATTCTGTTGACTCATGGCCATATTGACCATACGAGGGATGCTGAGGCTTTGAGTTCTTCCCATGGGGTCCCGGTATATCTCCACCCGGCAGATCACATTATGCTGACCGACCTGCAAGGTGGAGTGTCACAACAAGCTGCCATTCTTTTTAATACGTCAGCTATGAAACCGGTGAAGGACCTGCGAGGAATGGGAGATAATGATGAGATCAATGCTGCGGGATTAACACTTACGGTTGTTCATGCGCCGGGTCACTCTCCAGGTTGTGTGATGTTTAGGGGAGAAGACGTGTGCTTTAGCGGTGACGTTCTGTTTCGGGGATCTATTGGGCGTACAGATCTACCGGGAAGCGATCATCAGATGATGCTAAAAAGCCTGAAAGAAAAAGTGCTACCCCTGGCCGATAAACTGGCTATTCTGCCGGGACACGGCCCGGGAACCACAATGCGACATGAACGGAAAACCAATCCCTATCTGCAATTGTCTGGGAGGTAG
- a CDS encoding RelA/SpoT family protein: MTLDKNRQRSSVGVRSMSARLARSLTGSRTRINPVLDPLLSIHREFHPRADAALLERAYNTAERLHEGVFRKSGDPYITHPLAVATIAAEIGMDTTTLVAALLHDTVEDTDYSLEQLTAEFGEEVARLVDGVTKLDKVALGAAAEAETIRKMIVAMSQDPRVLVIKVADRLHNMRTMRFLPPEKQAKKARQTLEVIAPLAHRLGMANVKWELEDLSFAILYPKKYEEIVRLVADRAPSRDRYLSEIIEQVTASLKENNIVAEVQGRPKHYWSIYQKMIVKGREFDEIFDLVGIRILTENVNDCYAAIGVVHALYNALPGRFKDYISAPRFGVYQSLHTSVMVPGGRPLEVQVRTQEMHYNAEFGIAAHWRYKETKGSHSGDKAEVDQMAWMRQLLDWQKEAADPNEFLDSLRFDLTAKQIFVFTPKGDVMNLPAHSTPVDFAYAVHTEVGHRCIGAKINGKLVALETELKSGDRVEIFTSKDTNSGPSRDWQNFVVSPRAKAKIRQWFARERREEHLEAGRDALAAEVQRSGLPMHRLFTAQSMKAVATELHYADVDSLYTAIGSGGVSAQHVGNRLMAIFGDQEEAEDELVDRTPLSELVDSKARAQHSDTGILVEGSPDVMAKLAKCCQPVPGDEIFGFVTRGGGVSVHRTDCTNAAKLQEEPARIIQVSWALTDSSGAFNATLQIEALDRNGLLFELTRIINDMKVPVTAMNSHAADDRIATIRFTFSVSDTKQLGSLMTTLRNTEGVFDVYRVTA, from the coding sequence ATGACTCTGGATAAGAATCGGCAGCGCTCCTCAGTGGGGGTGCGCAGTATGTCCGCCAGGTTAGCCCGTTCTCTGACGGGGTCTCGGACCAGAATTAACCCTGTCTTAGATCCGCTTTTAAGTATCCATCGGGAATTCCATCCGCGCGCTGACGCAGCCTTATTGGAACGCGCCTATAACACTGCAGAACGTCTCCATGAAGGCGTATTTCGGAAATCGGGAGACCCCTATATCACTCATCCTTTAGCGGTTGCGACGATTGCTGCAGAAATAGGTATGGATACCACCACCTTGGTGGCTGCTCTTTTGCATGACACGGTAGAGGATACTGATTATTCTTTGGAACAACTCACGGCAGAGTTCGGCGAAGAAGTAGCACGTCTGGTTGATGGTGTCACTAAATTAGATAAGGTTGCGCTAGGGGCGGCGGCTGAGGCTGAAACGATCCGGAAGATGATCGTGGCGATGAGTCAGGATCCCAGGGTTTTGGTTATTAAGGTTGCTGATCGCTTGCACAACATGCGCACTATGCGTTTTCTTCCTCCGGAGAAACAGGCGAAGAAAGCCCGGCAAACTCTGGAGGTGATTGCTCCGCTAGCTCATCGCTTGGGGATGGCGAATGTGAAGTGGGAACTCGAGGATTTGTCCTTCGCTATTCTCTATCCCAAAAAGTATGAAGAAATTGTTCGGCTCGTGGCAGACCGAGCACCGTCTCGGGATCGGTACCTCTCAGAAATTATTGAACAAGTTACCGCATCGCTAAAAGAAAATAATATTGTCGCTGAGGTTCAAGGGCGACCGAAGCATTATTGGTCTATTTACCAAAAAATGATTGTGAAAGGTCGGGAATTTGATGAAATCTTCGACCTCGTAGGAATTAGAATCTTGACGGAGAACGTCAATGATTGCTATGCGGCAATTGGGGTTGTTCACGCCTTATATAATGCGCTCCCTGGACGATTTAAAGATTATATTTCTGCGCCTCGATTCGGTGTTTATCAGTCTCTCCACACGTCTGTCATGGTTCCTGGGGGGCGTCCGTTGGAGGTGCAGGTCCGCACCCAAGAGATGCACTATAACGCGGAGTTCGGCATAGCCGCGCACTGGCGCTACAAGGAAACCAAAGGATCTCATTCAGGTGATAAAGCTGAAGTAGATCAAATGGCGTGGATGCGGCAGCTGCTTGATTGGCAAAAGGAAGCAGCTGATCCTAATGAGTTTTTAGATTCGCTGCGTTTTGACCTCACTGCCAAACAAATCTTTGTTTTTACCCCTAAAGGCGACGTCATGAACTTGCCGGCGCATTCCACACCAGTGGATTTTGCCTACGCGGTTCATACTGAGGTAGGGCATCGCTGTATTGGGGCAAAAATAAATGGAAAACTGGTGGCGCTGGAAACGGAACTGAAATCGGGTGACCGGGTAGAGATCTTCACCTCAAAGGATACTAATTCTGGTCCGAGCCGGGATTGGCAAAACTTTGTGGTGTCACCTCGCGCAAAAGCAAAGATTAGGCAGTGGTTTGCGCGGGAACGTCGCGAAGAACATCTCGAAGCTGGACGTGATGCTTTAGCTGCAGAAGTTCAGCGCAGCGGTTTACCAATGCACAGGCTATTTACTGCTCAGTCGATGAAAGCCGTCGCTACTGAGTTGCACTATGCTGACGTCGACTCTCTTTATACTGCTATTGGCTCCGGGGGAGTATCGGCTCAACATGTTGGAAACCGTCTCATGGCGATTTTCGGTGATCAAGAAGAAGCCGAAGATGAGCTGGTAGATCGTACTCCGCTATCGGAATTAGTTGACTCAAAGGCTCGCGCCCAACACAGCGACACCGGAATCTTGGTGGAGGGCAGCCCTGATGTCATGGCTAAATTAGCTAAATGCTGTCAACCGGTTCCCGGTGATGAAATTTTTGGCTTTGTTACTCGCGGAGGCGGAGTGTCGGTGCACCGCACAGATTGCACCAATGCGGCAAAACTCCAGGAAGAGCCGGCCCGAATTATCCAAGTTTCCTGGGCATTAACTGATTCAAGCGGGGCTTTTAACGCTACTTTGCAAATCGAGGCGTTGGATCGCAATGGGTTACTTTTCGAACTCACCAGGATCATCAATGACATGAAAGTACCGGTTACCGCAATGAATTCTCATGCTGCTGATGATCGTATTGCGACTATCAGATTCACCTTCTCGGTGTCGGATACCAAGCAGCTTGGTTCGCTCATGACCACCTTAAGGAATACCGAAGGCGTTTTTGACGTTTATCGGGTCACCGCATAG
- a CDS encoding adenine phosphoribosyltransferase translates to MAKNIYRDARHALAEKMRYVQDFPTEGVLFEDLTPVLADADAFHLIIKELADAARMMGAEMIGGLDARGFLLGSAVAHRLGLGILAIRKKGKLPPPVFSQEYSLEYGTAALEIPAEGIPLQGQKIVLVDDVLATGGTLVAARQLIENCGGEVVGNVVVLEVAGLGGREKLEGSPLIVINEQPREQ, encoded by the coding sequence GTGGCTAAGAATATCTACCGTGATGCCCGCCATGCGCTTGCTGAAAAGATGCGCTATGTCCAGGATTTTCCTACGGAGGGCGTATTATTTGAAGATCTCACCCCGGTTTTAGCAGATGCGGACGCATTCCATCTCATCATTAAAGAATTAGCGGACGCTGCCCGCATGATGGGGGCAGAAATGATCGGAGGATTAGATGCCCGGGGATTTCTTCTTGGATCAGCAGTAGCTCATCGTCTAGGGCTAGGAATTTTAGCGATCCGTAAAAAAGGGAAATTGCCGCCGCCTGTTTTTAGCCAGGAGTATTCCTTGGAATATGGCACAGCGGCACTAGAAATTCCGGCTGAGGGTATCCCGCTTCAGGGGCAGAAAATAGTGCTGGTTGATGATGTTTTAGCCACCGGGGGAACGTTAGTGGCAGCCCGACAACTGATTGAGAATTGCGGCGGTGAGGTCGTTGGCAATGTTGTGGTGCTGGAAGTGGCTGGTCTTGGCGGGCGGGAAAAACTCGAAGGCTCACCCCTCATTGTGATTAATGAGCAGCCTAGGGAACAATAG